One segment of Acropora muricata isolate sample 2 chromosome 8, ASM3666990v1, whole genome shotgun sequence DNA contains the following:
- the LOC136925622 gene encoding carbohydrate sulfotransferase 11-like: protein MVKLFLFRLGSLLLLFILLIRETFFRQNEEDFTEDDFKRRGVDRLSGYNWKSIRNEQVQEQRKQHLIDYCHKRDAKELLPPHTTNNEIPAHYFRNIIVSDSHRLLYCYIPKVACSNWKRVLMVMHGDAADPWNIKTPDVHNRSLGYFRYLNQYSPEEIVYRLRTYYKFLFVRHPFERLVSAYRNKFIDSYNLTLFKEMYGRHIIRKYRQNPDKRSLRTGEGVNFSEFAEFLYNSDPEFMDWHWKQYDMLCHPCLIYYDFIGHFENLYEEADQLLNILQVSDKVKFPKNKTSSYKRPTKFLAKEYFNSLSKEAQDKLYEKYKHDFELFGYSMQDFL from the exons ATGGTAAAGTTGTTTTTGTTCCGTCTGGGATCGCTGTTACTTCTGTTTATTTTGCTCATACGCGAGACGTTCTTCCGGCAAAATGAAGAGGATTTTACAG AAGACGATTTCAAACGTCGTGGTGTGGATAGACTTTCAGGATATAACTGGAAG AGTATACGCAATGAGCAAGTGCAAGAACAAAGAAAGCAACATCTCATAGACTACTGCCACAAGAGGGACGCAAAGGAGCTTTTGCCACCACACACAACCAATAATGAGATACCAGCACATTACTTCAGGAATATCATTGTGAGCGACAGCCACCGACTTCTTTACTGTTATATACCAAAGGTTGCCTGCTCAAACTGGAAACGAGTGCTCATGGTCATGCATGGTGATGCGGCTGACCCGTGGAATATAAAGACCCCAGATGTGCACAATAGGAGCTTGGGATATTTTCGGTATTTAAACCAGTACTCCCCAGAGGAAATTGTTTATCGACTCAGGACTTACTATAAATTTCTTTTCGTGAGACATCCCTTCGAAAGACTCGTTTCGGCTTACAGAAACAAGTTTATTGACTCGTATAACTTAACGCTATTCAAAGAGATGTATGGCCGCCACATAATACGGAAATACCGTCAAAATCCCGACAAAAGATCCCTCAGGACGGGTGAAGGGGTCAACTTTTCAGAATTTGCAGAATTTCTTTATAATTCCGATCCGGAATTCATGGACTGGCACTGGAAACAGTATGATATGCTGTGTCATCCATGCTTGATTTATTATGATTTTATaggacattttgaaaatttatacGAAGAAGCGGATCAACTTCTCAATATTTTACAAGTTAGTGACAAGGTGAAGTTTCCAAAAAATAAGACATCGAGTTACAAACGCCCGACCAAATTCCTTGCCAAAGAATACTTTAATTCGCTCTCAAAAGAGGCCCAGGACAAACTTTATGAGAAGTATAAACACGACTTTGAGTTGTTCGGCTACTCAATGCAAGActtcctttga